The following are from one region of the Coffea eugenioides isolate CCC68of chromosome 2, Ceug_1.0, whole genome shotgun sequence genome:
- the LOC113761771 gene encoding probable U6 snRNA-associated Sm-like protein LSm4 isoform X2, whose product MLPLSLLKTAQGHPMLVELKNGETYNGHLVNCDTWMNIHLREVICTSKDGDRFWRMPECYIRGNTIKYLRVPDEVIDKVQEETKTRSDRKPPGVGRGRGRGRDDSAAGRQGKPIGRGMDDGVAKGAGRGKGGPSGRSGGGKGGGRGRGL is encoded by the exons ATG CTGCCACTTTCTCTGCTTAAGACTGCTCAAGGGCATCCCATG TTGGTGGAGCTAAAAAATGGGGAAACATATAATGGACACCTTGTCAATTGTGACACTTGGATGAATATCCATCTTCGTGAAGTCATCTGCACATCAAAG GATGGAGACAGATTTTGGAGAATGCCAGAATGTTATATTCGTGGTAATACAATCAAGTATCTACGAGTTCCAGATGAG GTGATTGATAAGgttcaagaagaaacaaaaaccCG TTCAGATAGAAAGCCACCAGGCGTTGGGCGTGGAAGAGGAAGAGGTAGAGATGACAGTGCTGCTGGGAGACAGGGAAAACCAATTGGGCGTGGCATGGATGATGGAGTTGCCAAAGGTGCAGGCAGGGGCAAGGGAGGACCATCTGGCAGGTCTGGTGGTGGTAAAG GTGGTGGGCGTGGACGTGGCTTGTAA
- the LOC113761771 gene encoding probable U6 snRNA-associated Sm-like protein LSm4 isoform X1 produces MLPLSLLKTAQGHPMLVELKNGETYNGHLVNCDTWMNIHLREVICTSKDGDRFWRMPECYIRGNTIKYLRVPDEVIDKVQEETKTRSDRKPPGVGRGRGRGRDDSAAGRQGKPIGRGMDDGVAKGAGRGKGGPSGRSGGGKGGGRGRGL; encoded by the exons ATG CTGCCACTTTCTCTGCTTAAGACTGCTCAAGGGCATCCCATG TTGGTGGAGCTAAAAAATGGGGAAACATATAATGGACACCTTGTCAATTGTGACACTTGGATGAATATCCATCTTCGTGAAGTCATCTGCACATCAAAG GATGGAGACAGATTTTGGAGAATGCCAGAATGTTATATTCGTGGTAATACAATCAAGTATCTACGAGTTCCAGATGAG GTGATTGATAAGgttcaagaagaaacaaaaaccCGTTCAG ATAGAAAGCCACCAGGCGTTGGGCGTGGAAGAGGAAGAGGTAGAGATGACAGTGCTGCTGGGAGACAGGGAAAACCAATTGGGCGTGGCATGGATGATGGAGTTGCCAAAGGTGCAGGCAGGGGCAAGGGAGGACCATCTGGCAGGTCTGGTGGTGGTAAAG GTGGTGGGCGTGGACGTGGCTTGTAA